The Lactuca sativa cultivar Salinas chromosome 2, Lsat_Salinas_v11, whole genome shotgun sequence genome includes a window with the following:
- the LOC111894684 gene encoding GDSL esterase/lipase EXL3 gives MNFILFCLYTSLYFHCNKGTVYLPKNVSVAAIIAFGDSLLDVGNNNYINTMTKSNFLPYGKDFVGGKPTGRFSNGKTLADFFAKALGVKEYVPAYLNPFITDKDLLTGVSFASGGTGYDPLTATLSSVIPVKIQLDMFKQYIWRLKRKVGEEAMKNIITNSVFFVSSSSNDFLVNYYSVPIRRLQYDIPAYSNKLVKWAISFVQDLHKLGARRIVVFSAPPLGCIPIERTLAGGSQRKCVDKYNKAARFFNNKLKENIRFLESTLPQSKIAFSDFYNPLISIIENPRQYGFEVANQGCCGTGKLEMSYLCNELSTTCQNDSTYFFWDSLHPTEKGCDIFSKIILPDLVKSLF, from the exons ATGAATTTCATTCTGTTTTGTCTATACACTTCTCTTTACTTTCACTGTAACAAAGGAACAGTATATCTTCCAAAAAATGTCTCTGTAGCTGCAATCATAGCATTCGGAGACTCCTTATTGGATGTGGGGAATAACAATTATATCAACACTATGACGAAGTCCAATTTTCTTCCTTATGGGAAGGACTTTGTGGGTGGAAAGCCAACCGGAAGGTTCTCCAATGGGAAAACATTAGCGGACTTTTTTG CCAAGGCATTAGGAGTGAAGGAGTATGTTCCAGCATATCTTAACCCTTTCATAACCGATAAAGATCTTTTAACTGGTGTAAGTTTTGCCTCTGGTGGCACCGGGTATGATCCACTAACAGCTACATTATCG TCTGTTATACCCGTAAAGATTCAATTAGACATGTTCAAACAATACATTTGGAGGCTAAAGAGGAAGGTTGGGGAAGAAGCTATGAAGAATATAATCACCAACAGTGTATTTTTTGTTTCCTCAAGCAGCAACGATTTCCTTGTAAATTACTATTCTGTCCCCATCAGAAGATTACAATATGATATCCCTGCGTATAGTAATAAGCTTGTGAAGTGGGCCATAAGTTTTGTACAG GATTTACACAAACTGGGGGCAAGAAGAATAGTGGTCTTTAGCGCACCCCCACTTGGATGTATACCAATTGAGAGAACACTAGCTGGGGGATCACAAAGAAAGTGTGTAGACAAGTACAATAAAGCAGCAAGGTTTTTCAATAACAAGCTAAAAGAAAATATCCGGTTTCTTGAAAGCACTCTTCCTCAATCAAAGATTGCCTTCTCAGATTTCTACAATCCACTCATAAGCATCATTGAAAATCCTCGCCAATACG GGTTTGAGGTTGCAAATCAAGGCTGTTGTGGGACAGGGAAGTTAGAGATGAGTTATTTGTGCAACGAACTTAGCACAACATGCCAGAATGACTCAACATACTTTTTTTGGGATAGTCTCCACCCAACTGAAAAAGGATGTGATAtcttttcaaaaattatactaccAGATTTGGTGAAAAGTTTGTTCTAA